A window of Diospyros lotus cultivar Yz01 chromosome 14, ASM1463336v1, whole genome shotgun sequence contains these coding sequences:
- the LOC127789753 gene encoding transcription factor DIVARICATA has translation MNQRMEILSPSSYIRNANWLFEESKGAKWTPEENKQFENALALFDKDTPDRWHNVAAMIPGKTVSDVIKQYRELEEDVSDIEAGLIPIPGYNNSSFTLEWVNNQDSDDLKQYYSPGGKQNSSTRPSDHERKKGVPWTEEEHRQFLMGLKKYGKGDWRNISRNFVTSRTPTQVASHAQKYFIRQLSGGKDKRRSSIHDITTSDLTDTKSPSPDSKRPCSPDQSSMVKQPQQHTNMNAMAAELYNWNQTNQGVNMAFSLPNNNLLIATSCGTSSYGLELQAQNLQNHALHGHAGTRNIIFEMQSIQRQ, from the exons ATGAATCAAAGAATGGAAATCCTTTCTCCATCATCATACATAAGGAATGCGAACTGGCTGTTTGAAGAAAGCAAGGGGGCCAAATGGACACCAGAAGAGAACAAGCAGTTTGAGAATGCACTCGCTTTGTTCGATAAGGACACTCCAGATCGTTGGCACAATGTGGCAGCCATGATCCCGGGCAAGACCGTGAGCGATGTGATCAAACAGTACAGAGAATTGGAAGAAGATGTAAGTGATATAGAGGCAGGCTTGATTCCCATTCCTGGATACAACAACAGCTCTTTCACTTTGGAGTGGGTGAACAATCAGGACTCTGATGATTTGAAGCAATACTATAGTCCAGGAGGAAAGCAGAACTCATCAACTCGGCCTTCTGATCACGAAAGGAAGAAAGGTGTGCCATGGACAGAAGAAGAGCACAG GCAGTTTCTCATGGGCCTTAAAAAGTATGGTAAAGGGGACTGGAGGAACATATCACGCAATTTTGTGACCAGTAGGACACCTACTCAGGTTGCTAGCCATGCTCAGAAGTACTTTATCCGGCAGCTCTCTGGAGGAAAAGATAAGAGGAGGTCTAGCATCCATGACATTACGACGTCTGACCTCACGGACACTAAATCTCCTTCACCGGATAGTAAGAGGCCTTGCTCGCCTGATCAGTCTAGCATGGTTAAACAGCCACAGCAGCACACAAACATGAATGCCATGGCTGCAGAACTTTATAATTGGAATCAGACAAACCAAGGAGTCAACATGGCTTTCAGCCTGCCAAATAACAATCTACTTATAGCTACTTCTTGTGGGACTTCTTCTTATGGGCTTGAGCTTCAGGCACAAAATCTTCAAAACCATGCTCTTCATGGACATGCTGGAACTCgcaatataatttttgaaatgcaatCTATCCAGCGTCAATGA